The genomic window cACTCATTTCTCTTAACCAAAAGTCGCGAGGCCCATTCTCTTAACGACTAAACCCCAAGACCCCTTGAACTTATGGCTAAAACTTTCGTAATTTGGCGGCGAAGATTTTGGGGTCAAGGAAATATAATCCCCGAGAGATCTGCCCATATGCAAAAGTCATATGGCACCAGGATTGCCTACAACTCactaactatatatatattggatGGGCATCATTCAAAACCAAATAATATACTCATCTACAAGCGACTTAACCCACTAATGGCAGGAATTGTGTATTGTTACGCCTAAGAAATATTGAAAGCCATGTAATAAAACATAATTCAACGTTTACTGAACAAAAGTGAAGTTCGGATAACCCCCGTGTATGAGTCAATTACGGGTCGTTTAAAATCACCCAGGCAATCAGTGTTTATTACAGCCTTCAAAGAGATGACCGCGCAGCAGGTGACGTAATCGGCCAACATGTGTGGCACAATCAGTTGGCCACCCAGCACCCCAAAAGTCCAGGCTAAGGGTGAACTTTCTTTAAAGTTATACCAAAATTAACAAACATATTCTTTGGGGCACTAGGCACGGCTATACAATAAACTTGTAGGTTATAAATGGTTTCATACATGGAGTTTTACCCCTGGGACCCCACCAAGGTCCACCCCAGAGTTCCACCCACCCGAAAGTGAAGCACTCCTCCCCTCGCCGGCATCGCAATGTGAGCAGGCAATGGTTGTTCAGTTCGGCGCTGACCCACGGCTAAGGGATGGCCATTGATACTTTTGGCAGCCGGCGGGCTTCAATTAACGTGTGTCAATATTGAGCTAGGCCAACAAGCGGCCACTTCTGTGGACTGCGGGGGAGGTAGAGCGGGCTGGAAGTTCCTGTCGTGTCCCACTCGATAACCCAATAAAACTGAATGCCACGTTCGATGACGGACTCACCCCGAAAGCCAGCACTCGCCCTCCTTCTCGCTCCCGTCGCTCGGTCTCTTTCTGGCCCTTATGCTTTATGCATAATTTACGGCAGCGTCCAATCATAAAGCGGGTGAAAGGTTGAAAGGTTCAGCACGAACGTTCCCAATAATGCCAGACACGCCCCAACATTCTCAACCTTCCCAGGAGCCATCAACGCCCTAGTGTGTATCTCGGACcatggcaaaataaatacaaaaatgaagtgAGCAGTGGGAAAAATGTGTATTTTGAGTTAGCATGATGTTTTTACTCCTCAAACATGTTAATTTATCCAACATTTGCCATAAGTGAAAACCAAGTCATGTTGGAAACGAGTATACCAAGTATACCATTATGGGCATGTTTTGAGAAGCTTTATTGAAAACTCGAGTAAAAATATAAGTGAGCATAGGCCACTGTTCCTAGTAGTAGACATCGCAGTCCGTGTAGCTGTAGAATAAAGTGGATCCGCAGGCGTTGCTGCCGTAGGCCCGCACATGGTTGTACCTTCTGGCCACATGGACCATGTAGATGCACATGAGCAAGAGCAATCCGAAGCAGGCGGCGATTAGAAGGCGTAACCAGCCCTGGGATGCGGGTTTCCTGCGTCCGGACTTGAGCATCCGGCAGTGGTTAAGCCTTCGTTGGTGCTTGCAATCGCAGGAGCGCACTTTGTTCAGGATCTCGAGCATCTGGCAGTTACGCATCCTCTTGTGCTCCATAAATGTCTGGGACACGCCATCTATGAAATTCTGCACTTCGCACTTCATGTTTCAGAAAGTTGATTTTAGCCTTCTACTGATCTACTTCTAAATTGGCAACGGAAACAGGGCACTCTTTGAAATAATACAATTCTGAACAAGTCAAATGATCAATAGATTTAATCACTGTTACTCTTATTATAGGAATAGTTATGAATAAGTGGATCAAAAGGAGTCGCCTCCACCCAAAATCCCTCACTTCTCTTGGCTTAACTACCATCGACATCTGAattgaaaataagaaaaaaggTTTCAAGCATATTTCaagaacatatttattattagtcATCACCTATCAACCCAATTAGGTtcagtaaatataaaaagaggAATATAATGTCGGTGTATAGTGCCATGGCTGCTATTATGTAATCCTCCTCTTCGAACTGGTTTTCGTGGGTTTTACCGCCAATTATCATTTGAATATCAATCACCATATACAGGCAGAACAAGAGCACTCCAAGGCCTACATACACTATGCGTACGCTTGGATAGAAAATGGACACTATTCCCAGGAACAAAACTACTAGAGCAATCACGAATGGAAAGATCCCGCATCCGCTGAAATCGCAAGGAGCAAATCTGGCGAACAGACACAGGAACACCATAATGCCGGCACAACATCCCACGGCCATAAAAACCTATAAATCGCTGTGCCGTCATGAAGATCATAAAGTACTTCACAAATATGAAACCATCGCCTACCAGTTTTGGATGATATCGAACCGCAGTACAGCACACCATTGCGGCATGGGCCAACACATAGATGATCAATAGGATGTAATTGCATGGGAAGATTCGGAACACGGGATGGCAGAGGCACATTATAATGGAAATCAAAAGTATAAAACATGTTCCGATTATCCCGATGTACCAGTACTTCTTAAAGAACTGCCTCGCCCCCTCATTGAAGATAACAGCTGTCATTATCAGCATGGTTATGAACAAGTTAATCTGCAATGTACTCGTACATCTTTATCGTATATACATGTATAGTTCCTATATTCAGTGTACTCACGGCCACTATCATTAAAACCTTGGTGATGAACATCCGACGGCTACGCGCGTTCTCAAAATGCATCGGCTCCCGCGGTTCGTTTGAAAaacacatatttatttatttaaccaATCGATTTTCGAGATGATCAAAGTTACGGACCTTATTTACTTGTTTTGACAGTAGATACACAGAagaaatttggaaaatactCCGCTTAAGCCAGGCCGTTATCATTTGGCAGTACGCGTAAGAATGTCATGTCATATATAACTTTTTACAAACTTTACTTGTaaaaaaagggtatactagattcgttaaaaagaTTTGTGTAAGGGgtagaagaaagcgtttccgaccatattaagtattatatattctatggtaaatatattattgatcagaATCATGGAATTGGCCAtgttcgtccgtctgtccgtccgtatgaacgccgaGTTTGAACgttaaaagctagaaagctgCAGTTTCGAGAGCCAAAGACGTTCTCTCTCTGGTTTTATATCCTTAATGCGATACCAGGTTTTGACCACCCTTTTCCAAGCCAAAGGGCGGCGAAGCAGACCACACTAAGTAGTACTAATTAATGGAATGTGGGCGGATCCTTGCCAGCAGCAGCTTTTCACGTAATGAGCGACGCCTCGCTGCCCGCCAATttgaaaatgtggaaatgtggaaatgtgaaaatgcGGCGTGGAAAACTGGGAAGCTGGCGGCGCATTCGTGACTCCTCAGGCAGCAAAAACCCGCGGTGCGGTTTTGTGTTCAGGTGTGAATAAGCGTGCAAGAAGTTGACATAAAGCCAGGCGAGCAGGCGGACAATGGCTGGAGCAATGGAATCGCAAGGACTCGGGGcacgacgaggacgaggacgaggatgtggatgtggatgcggatgcggagcAGTGGAGGACACGATGACGGGAGAAGCTGCATTGGCAGTCGCTGAACCGCACTAATTGAGCCGTGTTACGTCGACTCGAATGCATTTCAATGTGTTGCCAAGCAGCGCGTCGATCCCATCACATATTGTCATCGTTTTCCGGCCTCTCGCCTCTCGGTTCTCACTTCTCACTTCTCGCTGGGAAGTCGAGCAACTGCTGCCCGGAAAAGCGAACCCGAAGCCAACCTTATGCCACCCCAAACAGAATCTGCTCCAAGTGAGCTGCTCTTCCGAGGGAAAGGATCGAAGGGTCAGAAGTAAGCTGCAAAGCTTAGATAAAGTCGTTGATCCATGACAATTGCTAACAAGGAACAGATTATGAATTATTAAGAGACATTTCAAAAGATGCATAGCATTTTCCAACCACTTTGCATGAACAACAGTTTCGTTGACTAAGAGCTTGCACTGTTAATTTAAGTTTGAGTGCAGTGGCAAGTTGGCCAGGAACTTTCTGCCAGTGTACAGGACCCATTCCGTCCGTGGAAGACCAAACTATAAGTACTCAAATGGAATTTTGTAACGCCCGCATCTTGAGCGCCCCGTGGCTTCCTCTTTTTCTAATGGCAGCCAGCCATTGACATGGGACACTTTCGATGTGGAGGAGTGAGCAGTGAGGAGTGAGGAGTGGCAGGGGATCATGTCATAGTTCAGAGAGTCGACAATTAACGTGGGTTAAGTGTTGTTttgttctcctttttttttttttgcaagcGCGCACATTGTTGGCACAGGAGATACACTTTTATGGCCATTAGGAGCCGTCGAGGGTGTTCGTAATTGAAAGGAAAATGCAGCTTTAGCTTTTTAAGAAATTGTAATCACAGCAGATTGCGCTGCGCTGAACTCAGCTGAGCCGAGCCGAGTGTTGCCGGGATACAACATCTTGTATGTTGCAACATACAAGGGACACAAAGATGCCAGCACACAAAGCTGATAGGTCACAGCACCGGTGGCAGACAATCCCTCGCACTTGGTGGCGCAATCATATCCGGAAGAGATTACGCTGCAGTTCACGCTCGACTTACATTCCCGCCTCGGTGCATcatccatccacccatccatctatccatctacccatcctcatcctcatccgtATCCTTATTGTTCTGCCTCATTTCGAGCGATAAGCGCAGTCGTTGTCTGCCGTATTTTCCCACCTCCCACCCCCCCTCCCCCGGCAACGGACAATGGAATTggattataattttttgttgtgcgCAGCGAGAGGCTCGAGTGCTCGCATTTTCCGCACTTTCCCCCTGTTGCGTGCTCGAGTTGTTGTGGCACAATCGGAGGGCGTGCCACGGCCCCCAAACCGCCGATAAGAGTTATTGATATGCTAAAAACAAAGGCGAAAATATTATGCTTATTTCGGGGGCTGCACACAAATTATGGCGCCTGCGGAAATTGTTTACGGCGGGTAAACAGTTTTTGGGGGTCCACCAAAGGGAGCCTCAAATATGGCGGAAGttattaacatatttttaaggATGGAGCGTGAGGAGGAGATACTATGAATTCGTGACAAAATCTGTGTTTTCATAGGTTTCTATATCTATGTCTGGCATACTTATACAATGGCCCTAATTCAGGTATTTTAGCTATCAGTTCATTTATCTCGAGGTAACTAAAACAATTGCCATTAAATAAGATTATTATCTGCTAGAAATAagctaattaaataaaatgtcagTTTAAGAAATGTCTAATTACTGCTATTATACAAGAAGCTCGACACTTCTGCACTTTCTCACTTAGCCTCTCAATCACAGCTTCCTTTGGGCGGAAATCAAAACTTTGGCACTGCCCGGGTATCAATAGGTATTAATTAGCTTAATTAATGTCATCCGGCCGGATGACCAGATGTGATTGTCCGGAGTGCCAAGGTGTCATGCATAAGCGGGCCGAGA from Drosophila yakuba strain Tai18E2 chromosome 2L, Prin_Dyak_Tai18E2_2.1, whole genome shotgun sequence includes these protein-coding regions:
- the LOC6526470 gene encoding uncharacterized protein LOC6526470, with product MKCEVQNFIDGVSQTFMEHKRMRNCQMLEILNKVRSCDCKHQRRLNHCRMLKSGRRKPASQGWLRLLIAACFGLLLLMCIYMVHVARRYNHVRAYGSNACGSTLFYSYTDCDVYY
- the LOC6526471 gene encoding protein lifeguard 1; translated protein: MCFSNEPREPMHFENARSRRMFITKVLMIVAINLFITMLIMTAVIFNEGARQFFKKYWYIGIIGTCFILLISIIMCLCHPVFRIFPCNYILLIIYVLAHAAMVCCTAVRYHPKLVFMAVGCCAGIMVFLCLFARFAPCDFSGCGIFPFVIALVVLFLGIVSIFYPSVRIVYVGLGVLLFCLYMVIDIQMIIGGKTHENQFEEEDYIIAAMALYTDIIFLFLYLLNLIGLIGDD